The Piliocolobus tephrosceles isolate RC106 chromosome 2, ASM277652v3, whole genome shotgun sequence genome window below encodes:
- the PDE12 gene encoding 2',5'-phosphodiesterase 12 — protein MWRLPGARAALRVIRTALEKLSPAEAQSQTAAGAMERAVVRCVPSEPKLSLSFALADGSHKNMQRDQSEPLGRVLSRIATNALKGHAKAAAAKKSRKSRPNASGGAACSGPGPEPAVACEPVVKLYYREEAVAEDVLNVDAWQDGAVLQIGDVKYKVERNPPAFTELQLPRYIMAGFPVCPKLSLEFGDPASSLFRWYKEAKPGAAEPEVGVPSSLSSSSPSSWTETEVEERVYTPSNADIGLRLKLHCTPGDGQRFGPSRELESVCVVEAGPGTCTFDHRHLYTKKVTEDALIRTVSYNILADTYAQTEFSRTVLYPYCAPYALELDYRQNLIQKELTGYNADVICLQEVDRAVFSDSLVPALEAFGLEGVFRIKQHEGLATFYRKSKFSLLSQHDISFYEALESDPLHKELLEKLVLYPSAQEKVLQRSSVLQVSVLQSTKDSSKRICVANTHLYWHPKGGYIRLIQMAVALAHIRHVSCDLYPGIPVIFCGDFNSTPSTGMYHFVINGSIPEDHEDWASNGEEERCNMSLTHFFKLKSACGEPAYTNYVGGFHGCLDYIFIDLNALEVEQVIPLPSHEEVTTHQALPSVSHPSDHIALVCDLKWK, from the exons ATGTGGAGGCTCCCAGGCGCCCGCGCCGCGCTTCGGGTGATCCGGACGGCGCTGGAGAAGCTGAGCCCGGCTGAAGCGCAGAGCCAGACAGCTGCGGGAGCGATGGAGCGCGCTGTAGTGCGCTGTGTACCCTCGGAACCCAAGCTGAGCCTGTCATTCGCTTTGGCTGATGGCAGCCACAAGAACATGCAGCGCGACCAGAGCGAGCCGCTGGGTCGAGTCCTCAGCCGCATCGCTACCAATGCCCTAAAGGGTCACGCTAAGGCGGCCGCCGCCAAGAAGAGCAGGAAGAGCCGGCCGAATGCGAGCGGCGGTGCGGCCTGTTCAGGGCCGGGGCCCGAGCCAGCTGTGGCCTGCGAGCCGGTGGTGAAGCTGTACTACCGGGAAGAGGCAGTGGCTGAGGACGTGCTCAACGTGGATGCCTGGCAGGACGGCGCGGTGCTGCAGATCGGCGATGTTAAGTACAAGGTGGAGCGCAACCCGCCCGCCTTCACCGAACTGCAGTTGCCGCGCTACATCATGGCCGGGTTCCCTGTGTGCCCCAAACTCAGCCTTGAATTTGGGGATCCCGCCAGCTCCCTTTTCCGCTGGTATAAGGAAGCCAAGCCCGGAGCGGCGGAGCCCGAGGTCGGTGTCCCCTCGTCATTGTCTTCCTCCTCACCTTCTTCTTGGACTGAGACTGAGGTGGAGGAGCGTGTCTACACCCCGTCCAATGCTGACATCGGGCTAAGGCTCAAGCTTCATTGCACCCCAGGCGATGGGCAGCGCTTTGGGCCCAGCCGGGAGttggaaagtgtgtgtgtggtagaGGCTGGTCCTGGCACCTGCACTTTTGACCACCGGCATCTCTACACGAAGAAGGTGACGGAGGACGCTCTCATCCGCACTGTCTCTTACAACATCCTGGCAGACACGTATGCGCAGACTGAGTTCTCGCGAACAGTCCTGTACCCATACTGTGCCCCCTACGCCCTGGAGCTCGACTACCGCCAGAACCTTATCCAGAAGGAACTTACCGGCTACAACGCCGATGTCATCTGTTTGCAGGAGGTTGACCGCGCAGTGTTTTCTGACAGCTTGGTACCCGCCCTAGAGGCCTTCGGGCTCGAGGGGGTGTTTCGCATCAAGCAGCACGAAGGCCTGGCCACTTTCTACCGAAAGTCTAAGTTCAGCCTTCTTAGCCAGCATGACATTTCATTCTACGAAGCCCTCGAATCCGACCCACTTCACAAAGAACTGCTGGAGAAACTAGTTTTGTACCCATCCGCGCAGGAGAAGGTGCTCCAGAGATCTTCTGTTCTTCAG GTTTCAGTTCTTCAGTCTACAAAGGACTCTTCTAAAAGGATATGTGTTGCTAATACCCATCTTTACTGGCATCCTAAAG GTGGGTATATTCGCCTCATTCAAATGGCAGTAGCCTTGGCTCACATTAGACATGTTTCATGTGATCTGTATCCTGGCATACCAGTTATATTTTGTGGGGACTTTAATAGTACACCATCAACAGGAATGTATCATTTTGTCATCAATGGCAGCATTCCAGAGGATCATGAAGACTGGGCTTCCAATGGGGAGGAGGAAAGATGCAACATGTCTCTTACGCATTTCTTCAAGCTGAAAAGTGCTTGTGGTGAACCTGCTTACACAAATTATGTTGGTGGCTTTCATGGATGTCTAGATTACATTTTCATTGACTTAAACGCTTTAGAGGTTGAACAGGTGATTCCATTACCTAGTCATGAAGAAGTTACCACCCACCAGGCCTTACCTAGTGTTTCCCATCCCTCTGATCACATAGCACTTGTATgtgatttaaaatggaaatag
- the ARF4 gene encoding ADP-ribosylation factor 4 isoform X2, which yields MCMNREKVGLDAAGKTTILYKLKLGEIVTTIPTIGFNVETVEYKNICFTVWDVGGQDRIRPLWKHYFQNTQGLIFVVDSNDRERIQEVADELQKMLLVDELRDAVLLLFANKQDLPNAMAISEMTDKLGLQSLRNRTWYVQATCATQGTGLYEGLDWLSNELSKR from the exons TTGGATTGGATGCTGCTGGCAAGACAACCATTCTGTATAAACTGAAGTTAGGGGAGATAGTCACCACCATTCCTACTATTG gttTTAACGTGGAAACAGTAGAATATAAGAACATTTGTTTCACAGTATGGGATGTTGGTGGTCAAGATAGAATTAGGCCTCTCTGGAAGCATTACTTCCAGAATACCCAG GGTCTTATTTTTGTGGTAGATAGTAATGATCGTGAAAGAATTCAGGAAGTAGCAGATGAGCTGCAGAAAATG cttctggtagaTGAGTTGAGAGATGCAGTGCTGCTGCTTTTTGCAAACAAACAAGATTTGCCAAATGCTATGGCCATCAGTGAAATGACAGATAAACTAGGGCTTCAGTCTCTTCGTAACAGAACA TGGTATGTTCAAGCCACTTGTGCAACACAAGGAACTGGTCTGTATGAAGGACTTGACTGGCTGTCAAATGAGCTTTCAAAACGTTAA